In Canis aureus isolate CA01 chromosome 12, VMU_Caureus_v.1.0, whole genome shotgun sequence, a genomic segment contains:
- the YIPF4 gene encoding protein YIPF4 isoform X1 has protein sequence MQPPGPPPAYSPSNGDFTFVSSADAEDLSGSIASPDVKLNLGGDFIKESTATTFLRQRGYGWLLEVEDDDPEDNKPLLEELDIDLKDIYYKIRCVLMPMPSLGFNRQVVRDNPDFWGPLAVVLFFSMISLYGQFRVVSWIITIWIFGSLTIFLLARVLGGEVAYGQVLGVIGYSLLPLIVIAPILLVVGSFEVVSTLIKKYIVCRRGRSKKQRANKTTGYYTQIIFLRLNFYFLCNTTSHDLDFVGDTYFKFYWTFI, from the exons ATCTCAGTGGTTCAATAGCATCTCCAGATGTCAAATTAAACCTTGGTGGAGATTTTATTAAAGAATCTACAGCTACTACATTTCTGAGACAAAGAGGATATGGTTGGCTTTTGGAAGTTGAAGATGATGATCCTGAAGATAATAAGCCACTCTT GGAGGAATTGGATATCGATCTAAAGGATATTTACTACAAAATCCGGTGTGTTTTGATGCCAATGCCATCACTTGGTTTCAATAGACAAGTGGTGAGAGACAATCCTGACTTCTGGGGTCCTCTGGctgttgttcttttcttttccatgatATCATTATATGGACAGTTTAGG gtGGTCTCATGGATTATAACCATTTGGATATTTGGTTCCCTAACAATTTTCTTACTGGCCAGAGTTCTTGGTGGAGAA GTTGCCTATGGCCAAGTTCTTGGAGTTATTGGATATTCACTACTTCCTCTCATTGTAATAGCTCCTATACTTTTGGTGGTTGGATCATTTGAAGTGGTGTCTACTCTTATAAAA aaatatATTGTATGTCGGAGGGGGAGGAgtaaaaaacaaagagcaaataaGACTACAGGATATTACactcagataatttttttaagattgaatttttattttctttgtaatacaACTTCACATGACTTAGATTTTGTGGGagatacttattttaaattttactggaCATTTATTTAA